The Pararge aegeria chromosome 8, ilParAegt1.1, whole genome shotgun sequence genome window below encodes:
- the LOC120626078 gene encoding MATH and LRR domain-containing protein PFE0570w-like translates to MHIPIVFILLVIQCTLCPSIRVPVNWSDDSEVNTSEQLKNTVKHEDANEEHIPHEYFHYTAKKPQFAINIAKAHGVQSPEKLFKSHPITPHTGFPKPRLGDHRIHPEKILARPYRGFVQSSGGSHYAKPATTSFEVYHPYKSEEPALQQLYKDPNVDKIRNNLRDSHHKLQKYQNEAGQSNVTKNEYVESPVEIDHRKLPQKNIPTQFEVHRPQRRPVYYNYPPKPIHRENLVSQKLRHPWSQNIAKVTPIHYRPIKNHLHGLRQQHSLKFDDERNEYPQLLPQEDEEESEGYDIYQKGKARFVQLKDDVDDTINKVLQQNRQHAGSNLESHSEERDNENTSSKEVDDDDFVPVKNYAQVRKTEVTKHLPREAAVQDAENFEEIQNAPRLREAIKSKKAQIVYSEEGYEDTAYDHAGEQKHASDHENHGGYLKQDAESKGKYKTPSLSTKYKNKEGSKHGNQIEHDEKWENDIKQNEDEDESDYYESEEEVSDNNNETEESEENNRNKRNTEGIVNLDIGISKKNIDTLKEKNKEQDVVNHVVIKRDVLLNASNEKSIQKKQADSIKKKYPYYFQNLKLLSKNSPLRYAENFELIPKKSNGGSEFYDSKSQLECPEVEDDVDAIPDKLKKEGHPDESIENLSEEAKDKAKFSTLENKQRLKGLGDKIDCFKAKYFGENPLDNPFFQEDTIENPEPVIKPTLDVFNNIQVDKYTEDELLTQNSDIINVLGVVRKNQNESSSPSTAINVDRAKYNSNVTFSIPDTKNLTLSYIRKKRATPFTYEPYKIIKDSQIPDSKKTTTSSNISPLIKQLQLSRVIDKVTMNQDKDLSVKKNNTKVYKTIGKGDRKENQNDKSNDTSIPSFVDVNSDLRRGEPRYEIRPQNHKPQYTPVENKKAISRVDNKEQTAYIESTTQNQLKKSKRRKPTMKPYFDVSQFLPKSIDTQNTASSNRVRRIIRTSTVIPTTERLNRQKYRQSNSSEKEYDEQNDNEKTKIMTTSVKPTIRKKTRGTTTTIKPIKVENETEPPKLRLVTRFRDYEPNQETITSYDATTIPNDNERNSPKYTEKKRKSTKSTLVTDTKTYGEGDGDEDDMRKEEVDDLIGVKHDEEYLPLYDRVVNKINRLKNEDLNKKMDHSYDSDVYGDNASEDKFHFDEDDDDDEEEEEEEEEEDEEENDDSGVKDKDNDEYEDEGEDKENEQAETNSNDKESQLEITTSEPTKRTLAKTTEAPATTTESRSAEIQLKPTISKKKMEIHTELPFNKSSPHVTQFKQDIKEFEIIKELTPKPKKKNNKNKETLDLFRDEKLAEEVNKLGDVEVFRENLDVKSGPKHGGNYRSITPEELEKENRHVKNKGDVETSQTETRKFIEVNTEIPSRRRVGYTSRSTPQRNGSEKSDKYVELRDTYDPKPRLHGGNLKLPQSRSQNRNSKSERYVDINEDENEEPSRMHGGNFKSYGSSRNSGRPMHGGNYRSAKLVQSEESEEKPTQTRGKSRDRGNAVASLNGYARAVPILTTTPGFILDPSKRMYYYVDA, encoded by the coding sequence ATGCACATACCAATAGTATTCATATTGTTAGTGATCCAGTGTACACTCTGCCCCAGTATTCGAGTGCCCGTGAACTGGAGCGATGACAGTGAAGTGAATACAAGCGAACAGTTAAAAAACACGGTCAAACATGAAGATGCTAACGAAGAACACATACCACACGAATATTTTCACTACACTGCGAAGAAACCACAATTCGCCATCAACATAGCGAAAGCTCATGGTGTTCAGTCCCCTGAAAAGCTTTTTAAATCTCATCCCATTACACCTCATACGGGCTTTCCTAAGCCACGGTTAGGAGATCACCGCATTCATCCTGAAAAAATTCTTGCTCGACCATACAGAGGATTTGTTCAAAGTTCTGGTGGTTCTCATTACGCAAAACCTGCTACAACCTCTTTTGAAGTGTACCATCCCTATAAATCAGAAGAACCTGCATTGCAACAACTGTATAAAGATCCCAATGTTGATAAAATAAGGAATAATTTACGAGATAGCCATCATAAATTACAGAAGTATCAAAATGAGGCTGGACAGTCAAATGTCACAAAAAACGAATACGTCGAAAGTCCAGTGGAAATCGATCACAGAAAACttccacaaaaaaatataccaacACAATTTGAAGTGCATAGACCCCAGCGCCGaccagtttattataattatccaCCGAAACCGATTCACAGAGAGAATCTAGTAAGTCAAAAACTTAGACATCCTTGGAGTCAAAATATTGCCAAAGTCACTCCGATTCACTATCGTCCTATAAAGAATCATTTGCATGGATTAAGACAACAACATTCATTGAAATTTGATGACGAGCGTAATGAATATCCTCAATTACTGCCAcaggaagatgaagaagaatCAGAAGGTTATGACATATATCAAAAAGGTAAAGCTAGGTTTGTGCAACTAAAGGATGATGTTGATGacacaataaataaagtgtTGCAACAAAATAGGCAACATGCTGGCAGTAATCTGGAATCGCATAGTGAAGAACGAGATAATGAAAACACGTCTAGTAAAGAGGTAGATGACGATGATTTTGTTCCCGTAAAAAATTACGCTCAAGTGAGAAAAACAGAAGTAACAAAACATCTCCCTAGAGAAGCTGCAGTTCAAGATGCCGAGAACTTTGAAGAAATTCAAAATGCACCACGATTAAGAGAAGCTATAAAGAGTAAAAAAGCACAAATCGTGTATTCTGAAGAAGGTTATGAAGATACGGCTTACGATCATGCCGGGGAACAAAAACATGCATCCGATCATGAAAATCATGGTGGATATCTGAAACAAGATGCAGAGagtaaaggaaaatataaaacacCGTCTTTAAGTAcgaagtataaaaataaagaaggaTCAAAACATGGGAATCAAATAGAGCATGatgaaaaatgggaaaatgatataaaacaaaatgaagatgaagatgaATCCGATTATTACGAATCTGAAGAAGAAGtatctgataataataatgaaacagAGGAAAGTGAAGAAAATAACCGAAATAAACGAAACACCGAAGGTATTGTAAATTTAGATATTGGCatcagcaaaaaaaatattgacacacttaaggaaaaaaataaagaacaagATGTAGTGAACCATGTTGTGATAAAGCGTGATGTTTTGCTGAATGCTTCAAATGAAAAAtcgatacaaaaaaaacaagctgatagtataaagaaaaaatatcccTATTACTTCCAAAACCTTAAGCTTCTTAGTAAAAACTCCCCACTTCGTTATGCtgaaaactttgaacttatccCTAAAAAGTCAAATGGAGGTTCCGAGTTTTACGACTCAAAATCTCAGCTTGAATGTCCAGAAGTTGAAGACGATGTTGATGCTATaccagataaattaaaaaaagaaggtCACCCAGATGAAAGTATTGAAAACTTAAGTGAGGAAGCTAAAGATAAAGCAAAGTTTAGTACTTTGGAAAATAAACAAAGACTTAAAGGACTTGGCGACAAAATTGACTGTTTTAAGGCTAAATATTTTGGTGAAAATCCATTGGATAATCCCTTTTTTCAAGAAGATACCATTGAAAATCCTGAACCTGTAATAAAACCCACTTTAGATgtatttaataacatacagGTAGACAAATACACGGAAGACGAGCTATTAACCCAAAACTCCGATATAATTAATGTTCTGGGTGTAGTACGCAAAAATCAAAATGAATCGTCATCCCCTAGTACGGCAATCAATGTAGATAGAGCTAAATATAACTCAAATGTTACATTTTCTATACCGGAtactaaaaatttaacactCTCCTACATTCGCAAAAAAAGAGCAACACCTTTTACTTATGaaccatataaaataattaaagacaGTCAAATTCCAGATTCTAAGAAAACTACAACTAGTAGTAATATAAGTCCTTTAATAAAACAACTACAATTGAGCAGAGTTATTGATAAAGTAACTATGAACCAGGATAAAGATCTATCTGTAAAGAAGAATAATACAAAAGTTTACAAAACTATCGGTAAAGGTGACAGAAAAGAAAACCAAAATGATAAAAGTAATGATACATCTATTCCCAGTTTTGTTGATGTTAATTCTGACTTACGAAGAGGAGAACCACGTTATGAAATAAGACCACAAAATCATAAACCTCAATATACACCAGTCGAAAACAAAAAAGCTATATCTCGTGTTGACAACAAAGAACAAACTGCGTATATAGAATCAACAACCCAAAACCaacttaaaaaatcaaaaagacGAAAACCAACTATGAAACCATACTTTGATGTTTCACAGTTTCTACCAAAAAGTATAGATACACAAAATACTGCTTCTTCCAATAGAGTGCGAAGAATTATTCGAACCAGTACTGTGATACCAACAACAGAACGACTGAATCGACAAAAATATCGACAAAGTAATAGTAGCGAAAAGGAGTACGATGAACAAAATGATAACgagaaaactaaaataatgacaacttctGTTAAACCAACAATAAGAAAAAAGACCAGAGGCACGACTACTACAATCAAGCCTATTAAAGTCGAAAATGAAACTGAGCCACCTAAACTCCGTCTTGTTACCAGATTCCGTGATTATGAACCAAATCAAGAAACAATAACTAGTTATGATGCTACTACAATACCAAATGATAATGAGCGCAACTCTCCAAAGTATACAGAAAAGAAAAGGAAATCGACGAAAAGCACTTTAGTCACTGATACAAAGACTTATGGAGAGGGAGATGGAGATGAAGACGATATGAGAAAAGAGGAAGTTGATGATTTAATTGGTGTAAAGCATGATGAAGAATATTTACCTTTGTATGACAGAgttgtcaataaaataaatcgtttaaaaaatgaagatttgaataaaaaaatggatcATAGCTACGATAGCGATGTTTATGGTGATAATGCGAGTGAAGATAAATTCCACTTTGATgaggatgacgatgatgatgaagaggaGGAGGAAGAAGAGGAGGAGGAGGATGAGGAGGAAAATGACGACAGTGGTGTAAAAGATAAAGATAATGACGAATACGAAGATGAGGGTGAGGATAAAGAAAACGAACAAGCTGAAACTAATTCAAATGATAAAGAAAGTCAATTAGAGATCACAACTTCGGAGCCAACTAAGAGAACATTAGCTAAAACTACTGAAGCTCCAGCTACAACAACGGAATCACGTAGCGCGGAAATACAATTAAAACCAACCATatctaaaaagaaaatggaaataCACACAGAACTACCTTTTAATAAATCTTCACCACATGTTACTCAATTTAAACAAGACATTAAAGAATTTGAAATCATCAAGGAATTGACACCTAAacctaaaaagaaaaataataaaaacaaagaaactttAGATTTATTCAGAGATGAGAAGTTAGCAgaagaagtaaataaattagGAGATGTAGAAGTTTTTAGGGAAAATTTGGATGTGAAATCGGGACCAAAACATGGTGGAAATTACAGAAGTATAACACCGGAAGagttagaaaaagaaaatagacatgttaaaaataaaggtgACGTCGAAACCTCACAGACTGAAACAAGAAAGTTTATAGAAGTAAATACGGAAATACCTTCAAGAAGACGCGTTGGTTATACAAGTCGTAGTACTCCACAGAGAAATGGCAGCGAGAAAAGTGATAAATATGTAGAGCTTCG